In the Bacteroidota bacterium genome, TCATTTTTATGATGGATGTTACTACCGGAATTACCGATTTTGACGATGATGTAATTAAAATGCTACGCAGAACCGATAAAAAGGTTTTTGTTGTAGTGAATAAGGTGGACAATAGCACCAGACAGCTTACTGCAACCGAGTTTTATGCTGCAGGGTTTGAAGATATCTTTTTTGTTTCCTCTATCACCGGAAGCGGAACGGGTGAAATTCTGGATGCCATTACAGCTGAAATTAAGGATGAAGACTCGAGTTTGTTATCTGCACAAAGAGGTTTACCCCGTTTTGCAATTGTTGGTCAGCCGAATGTTGGCAAATCAACGCTGCTGAATGCCTTAACCAACCAGGAACGCACTTTAGTTACAGATATTGCCGGAACTACACGTGATGCCATTCACACGCATTACAAGATGTTTGAAAAGGAATTTATTCTGATTGATACAGCCGGTATCCGTAAAAAGGCATCGGTAAAAGAAGATTTGGAATTTTATACGGTAATCAGGGCAATTAAAGCAGTAGATGAAAGTGATGTTTGTTTATTGCTGGTAGATGCCAATACCGGCATAGAAAGTCAGGATATGGCTATTCTGCAAATGATTGAAAAGAAGAAAAAGGGATTAGTGATATTGGTGAATAAGTGGGATATGATTGAAAAGGAAACCAATACCCTGTTGCGTTTTGAAGAAGTAATCCGCGAAAAAATTGCACCATTTCGCGATGTGCCAATCATATTTATCTCTGCAAAAGAAAAAACACGCATTTTTAAAGCAATGGAACTGGCTTTACAGGTGTATGAAAATAAACACCTCAAAATTTCCACTTCCAAACTGAACGAGGTGATGCAGCTTGCTTTAGAAAATTATCACCCGCCAGCAGTAAGGG is a window encoding:
- the der gene encoding ribosome biogenesis GTPase Der; protein product: MSFTVAIIGRPNVGKSTLFNRLTGERQAIVDDISGVTRDRHYGIVDWNGKVFDIIDTGGFVARSSDVFEREIRRQVQIAIDEASLLIFMMDVTTGITDFDDDVIKMLRRTDKKVFVVVNKVDNSTRQLTATEFYAAGFEDIFFVSSITGSGTGEILDAITAEIKDEDSSLLSAQRGLPRFAIVGQPNVGKSTLLNALTNQERTLVTDIAGTTRDAIHTHYKMFEKEFILIDTAGIRKKASVKEDLEFYTVIRAIKAVDESDVCLLLVDANTGIESQDMAILQMIEKKKKGLVILVNKWDMIEKETNTLLRFEEVIREKIAPFRDVPIIFISAKEKTRIFKAMELALQVYENKHLKISTSKLNEVMQLALENYHPPAVRGNYIKIKYVTQMPAQVPTFVFFTNFPNDIREPYRNYLENQLREHFSLTGTPVNIFFRKK